The Bernardetia litoralis DSM 6794 genome includes a window with the following:
- a CDS encoding isochorismatase family protein: MKNKNALLIIDAQYDFCNPAGALYVQNAENDIKRLSNFITKNAKSLDHICVTLDNHPVNDISHPSFWRDSNGNEPNPFTQITLKEVEDGKWIPNFYPKETKEYLKALEAQGEFPHFIWTHHCLIGSKGAALDETLSKALENWIKINKGNNQYKQYQAVTKGTYPLTEHFGIFEAQIPVKEHPETQLNQSLLGSLNKYENLYLAGQAKSHCVATSLKQIMDYAPELAKKVIILEDCMSDIPNMEHLGEPIYKRAKELGIQFVKSEKVILEK, from the coding sequence ATGAAAAATAAAAATGCCCTTTTGATAATTGATGCTCAATATGATTTTTGTAATCCTGCTGGTGCTTTGTATGTACAAAATGCAGAAAATGACATCAAACGACTTTCAAATTTTATTACAAAAAATGCAAAATCACTTGACCATATTTGTGTAACACTTGACAATCATCCTGTTAATGACATTTCACACCCTTCTTTTTGGAGAGATTCAAACGGAAATGAACCAAATCCTTTTACTCAAATTACATTAAAAGAAGTAGAAGATGGAAAATGGATTCCTAATTTTTATCCAAAAGAAACAAAAGAATATTTGAAAGCTTTGGAAGCACAAGGCGAATTTCCTCATTTTATTTGGACACACCATTGTTTGATTGGTTCAAAAGGGGCTGCACTTGATGAAACACTTTCAAAAGCATTAGAAAATTGGATAAAAATCAATAAGGGAAATAATCAATACAAACAATATCAAGCTGTAACAAAAGGAACGTATCCACTTACCGAACATTTTGGTATTTTTGAGGCACAAATTCCTGTCAAAGAGCATCCAGAAACACAACTCAATCAATCACTTTTGGGTTCTTTGAATAAGTATGAAAATTTGTATTTAGCAGGACAAGCAAAATCGCATTGTGTAGCAACTAGCTTGAAACAAATTATGGATTATGCACCCGAACTTGCAAAAAAAGTAATCATTTTGGAAGATTGTATGTCTGACATTCCAAATATGGAACATTTGGGAGAACCCATTTACAAAAGAGCCAAAGAATTAGGAATTCAGTTTGTGAAAAGTGAGAAGGTTATACTGGAAAAATAG